The genomic DNA CCTCCAGGAACAGGAGGCCGAGCTGGCCATCGTTGATTCGGTGCAGACGGTGGCGGACGCGGGCCTTCAATCCGCACCCGGCTCCGTGGCCCAGGTGCGGGAGTGCGCGGCGCGCTTGGTGCGCTACGCCAAGCAAACCGGAACGATCCTCTGCCTGGTGGGCCACGTGACCAAGGAGGGCGCCCTGGCGGGGCCGCGGGTGCTGGAGCACATGGTCGACACGGTGCTTTACTTCGAGGGGGAGCAGGGCGGTCAGTACCGGCTGGTTCGGGCCATGAAGAACCGCTTCGGCTCGGTGAATGAGCTGGGGGTTTTCCGTATGACCGGCGGTGGACTGGAGCCGGTGACCAATCCTTCCGCGCTTTTCCTCTCCGAGCATGAGGAGCCGGTTCCCGGCGCCGCCGTGGTAGCGAGCCAGGAGGGCACACGGCCACTACTGGTGGAGCTCCAGGCGCTGGTGGCGGAAAGCCCGCTCACCCAGCCGCGGCGCGTGGCCATCGGCGTGGAGCGCGACCGGCTCTCGCTGCTGCTGGCGGTGCTCTACCGCCACGCGGGGGTGGCCCTGTTCGATCAGGACGTGTTCATCAACGTCGTCGGCGGAGTGGATCTGTCCGAGCCGGCCGCGGACCTGGCCGTTGCGGCGGCGCTGGTTTCCAGCTTGCGTTCCCGGGCCCTGCCGGAGCGGACCATCATCCTGGGGGAGGTGGGCTTGGCCGGCGAGGTGCGCGCGGTGGGGCGCATCGAAGACCGGTTGAAGGAAGCCGCCAAGCTCGGCTTCAAGCGGGCGGTGATCCCCGCCGGAAGCGCCGAGGACCTGGACAATCCGGGCCTGGAGCTGCAGCCAGTGCGCCGGATTGAGCAGGCCCTGGAGCTTCTGCTGGAGGGATAAGCGGGGGCCCTCAGGGAGTGATCGCCACCTTGAGCACGCCCTCCCGCTGGTGGCCGAACAGGTCGTAGGCGGTCTCGATTTCATCGAGGCTGTAGCGGTGGGTCACCAGGGGCTTCAGGTCCACGCGGTCGCCCTCGATGACATTCATCAGCCGGCGCATGCGCTCCTTGCCGCCGGGGCACAGGGAGGTGACGATCTTGTGGTCGCCGAGGCCCGCATGGAAGGCGTCCAGGGGCACCTTCAGGTCCCCGGAGTATACGCCGAGGCTTGACAGCGTACCTCCCGGCTTGAGCGCCCGGAGCGCCGCCTCGAAGGTCTCCTGAAGGCCCAATGCCTCGATGGCGGCATCCACGCCCCGGCCCTCGGTGATGCGATGGATCTCGTCGACGGGATCCACTTGGCTGAAGTCCACCACGTGGTCCGCCCCCATACGGAGGGCCATTTCCTTGCGCTCCGGAACGGTCTCCACCGCAATGATATTGGTCGCTCCCCGTAGCTTGGCGCCGGCGGTGGCGCACAGGCCGATAGGGCCCTGGGCGAACACCGCAACCGTGTCACCGATCCGGAGGTTGGCGCTCTCGGCCCCCGCGAAGCCCGTGG from Thiohalorhabdus sp. Cl-TMA includes the following:
- the radA gene encoding DNA repair protein RadA produces the protein MAKRPKTVFACTECGAQHAKWFGKCPECGAWDALTEEAPALQGEEKPLGSGLHGGRPTPLPEVRPGGEARLPTGIGELDRALGGGLVPGAVILIGGEPGVGKSTLQLQMASALASGHRVLYVTGEESSAQVAQRADRLGVMDSPLQLLAETDLDTILGRLQEQEAELAIVDSVQTVADAGLQSAPGSVAQVRECAARLVRYAKQTGTILCLVGHVTKEGALAGPRVLEHMVDTVLYFEGEQGGQYRLVRAMKNRFGSVNELGVFRMTGGGLEPVTNPSALFLSEHEEPVPGAAVVASQEGTRPLLVELQALVAESPLTQPRRVAIGVERDRLSLLLAVLYRHAGVALFDQDVFINVVGGVDLSEPAADLAVAAALVSSLRSRALPERTIILGEVGLAGEVRAVGRIEDRLKEAAKLGFKRAVIPAGSAEDLDNPGLELQPVRRIEQALELLLEG
- a CDS encoding NAD(P)-dependent alcohol dehydrogenase — encoded protein: MPEKMKAAVFVEPGRIVLDEKPVPEIGPNDALLRITTTTICGTDIHILKGEYPVDQGLTIGHEPVGIIEAVGSNVAGYEPGQRVIAGAICPTGWSYASLDGLHAQDGGTCAHGLKPLGGWRFGNTIDGCQAEYVRVPDALANLAPVPEGLSDEQVLMCPDIMSTGFAGAESANLRIGDTVAVFAQGPIGLCATAGAKLRGATNIIAVETVPERKEMALRMGADHVVDFSQVDPVDEIHRITEGRGVDAAIEALGLQETFEAALRALKPGGTLSSLGVYSGDLKVPLDAFHAGLGDHKIVTSLCPGGKERMRRLMNVIEGDRVDLKPLVTHRYSLDEIETAYDLFGHQREGVLKVAITP